In one window of Cynocephalus volans isolate mCynVol1 chromosome 6, mCynVol1.pri, whole genome shotgun sequence DNA:
- the PON3 gene encoding serum paraoxonase/lactonase 3, with protein MPNFAPDEPGKIFLMNLNEQNPRAQALKISDGFDQELFNPHGISTFIDKDHTVYLYVVNHPHMKSTVEIFKFEEQQRSLVYLKTIKHKLLKRVNDIVVLGPEQFYATRDHYFTGFLMSLIEMILDLRWCYVLFYSPREVKVVAKGFNSANGITVSPDQKYVYVADVMAKNIHVMKKHDNGDLTQLKVIQLDTLVDNLTVDPATGDILAGCHPNPLKLLIYNPEDPPGSEVLRIQSVLSEEPRVSTVYANNGSVLQGSSVASVYQGKMLIGTIFHKALYCEL; from the exons ATGCCAAACTTTGCACCAGATGAGCCAGGAAAAATTTTCTTAATGAATCTGAATGAGCAAAACCCAAGAGCACAAGCACTAAAAATCAGTGATGGATTTGACCAAGAATTATTTAATCCACATGGGATTAGTACTTTCATCGACAAAG accATACTGTGTATCTCTATGTTGTGAATCATCCCCACATGAAGTCCACTGTGGAGATATTTAAATTTGAGGAACAACAACGTTCTCTTGTAtacctgaaaactataaaacacaaacTTCTCAAAAG AGTGAATGACATTGTGGTTCTCGGACCAGAACAGTTCTATGCTACCAGAGATCACTATTTTACCGGCTTCTTGATGTCACTTATTGAGATGATCTTGGATCTTCGCTGGTGTTACGTTCTTTTCTACAGCCCGAGAGAGGTCAAAGTGGTGGCCAAAGGATTTAATTCTGCCAATGGGATCACAGTCTCACCAGACCAGAA GTATGTCTACGTAGCTGATGTAATGGCTAAGAACATTCATGTAATGAAAAAGCATGATAACGGGGACTTAACTCAGCTGAAG GTGATACAGTTGGACACCTTAGTGGATAACTTGACAGTCGATCCTGCCACGGGAGATATTTTGGCAGGCTGCCATCCTAATCCCTTAAAGCTGCTGATCTATAACCCAGAGGATCCTCCAGGATCAGAA GTACTTCGCATCCAGAGCGTTTTGTCTGAGGAGCCCAGGGTGAGCACTGTGTATGCCAACAATGGCTCTGTGCTTCAGGGCAGCTCTGTGGCTTCTGTGTACCAAGGGAAAATGCTCATAGGCACCATATTTCACAAAGCTTTGTACTGTGAGCTCTAG